The following coding sequences are from one Apodemus sylvaticus chromosome X, mApoSyl1.1, whole genome shotgun sequence window:
- the Tmsb15a gene encoding thymosin beta-15A gives MSDKPDLSEVERFDRSKLKKTITEEKNTLPSKETIQQEKEFAKRS, from the exons ATGAGTGATAAGCCAGACTTGTCGGAAGTGGAAAGATTCGATAGATCCAAACTAAAGAAAACcattactgaagaaaaaaatactctTCCGTCAAAGGAAA CCATCCAGCAAGAGAAGGAGTTTGCGAAAAGATCATAA